Within Pelotomaculum schinkii, the genomic segment AGATTCAGCATCAAAATTTGATTTCTTGAGTTTTGAATCAGCCCCTGAAACTCCCTTTGCTAAATCAGTGAGTCCGATATTATAATCCAAGAGTCTTTGATAATCTTTTGGTTCAAACAGGACTGGGGTCAATCCAATACGATATAGTATGGGCCAAAACTTGTTCCCCGGTCCAGCATAATAAGCCTTCCTCATGGCGGATTTATCTCCTGCCGCTGTACCACAAAAAACCACCTTGAGATTTGGTTTTAAAACGTCCGGCAGTATAAAATCGCCCTCCATTAAGTAAAACATATCAG encodes:
- a CDS encoding mismatch-specific DNA-glycosylase, whose protein sequence is MFYLMEGDFILPDVLKPNLKVVFCGTAAGDKSAMRKAYYAGPGNKFWPILYRIGLTPVLFEPKDYQRLLDYNIGLTDLAKGVSGADSKLKKSNFDAESLKDKILMYEPNVLCFNGKKAAQEFMGRKDIDYGLQNKRIGKTLLFVAPSTSGAANGFWNEKYYIQLAVMLQC